In Sebastes fasciatus isolate fSebFas1 chromosome 8, fSebFas1.pri, whole genome shotgun sequence, the DNA window TCTTTAGTAGTTCAAAAAATATACTTCACATTGTTTATCACCTTGATACTTCATGACTTTTCCAATTCTATGAGCATTgcttataaacatgattttttgATCTGATGAAATGTTTCAGATGTTGCACAACTTCTGTCTCAGAGACTCCAGCTGTAAAACCTGGTTAAATACACTGGATTAACctgctttatatatatttgttatttgtgTCGACAGTAGCTGTTTACACAGTAATACCCTTATTGCTTTTTTAATAAggtcagaagaaaagaagacaAATTAAAGGACAGATTGAGTGATTGTGAaattattattgctatttttaTACATCTGTGTGACCCCAAACAATCAGTATTGGTAAGctaatgtcaacaaaacacaataaACTCCATGAACAATTTAGTGTTTATATGTTTACCATACAAGACGGATATCATTATGCGCCGTCGTGGCCGGAGGCGTTATGTTATCGGAATGTCCTTACGTATGTCCGTCCGTGAATGTGTTATCTCATTAACGCCTTGAAGGGATTTCTTcagatttggcacaaacgtccacttggactcagtGATGAACTGAtgaaaaggtcactgtgacctcacaaaacacgtttttggccgtaactcaagaattcatatgataattatgacaatttcaagAGAGATTACAAGAGAGATGAACCATAGGATGGTCATAATTCAGGTATGGAGAGGACAAACAGGAAGACGTATTCAGATCCAttacataagtaaaagtacaaataccacacaaatttcttcaaatttgataCAAACGTCCACGTGGACTCAGTGACGAACTGAAtacattttggtggtcaaaggttaaaggtcactgacctcacaaaacatgtttttgaccGTAACTCATTCTAATTTTCAGAGATGTAGTGGACATGTATGGTATACACTtacaactgtctgttggttgttttgattatttttagGTATGACTGATAAAATATAGTTTTATCACTTTTTCACCTGTGGAGCCATTAGTGTCTTTACTTTCAACTTAACATCCAAATACCTGTTATTATATGTTCGGCATCAGTCTGTTGCTGTGGATTCAGTCATTTAAGACAGACACACAAGCTTTTGATTCAAAGCACATGGAAATAAACAGAAAGAACAATACAAAGAAGAGTAACCTGATCAAGGGAAGCTTGTGTTCCCTGCCTCATTTGTGCTTTGTTAGCACCTTGATGTAATCAAAAtgataaaagaaaacaagtaaTCCATGTTGTGATAATGACATAGCAACTAATAAAGGttgtcatcttcatcatcacggGGATCGGCTTGTGAATGACGGTAAATTAGGTCAGTTTCagggaaatgtgtgtgtaaGGGGGGGAGTATACAGTAGCTGTGACTCTACAGGCacatgtgtccatgtgtgtatgtgtgtgtttgagggagGTTACCAAAGGTTAAACGGTGTAAGGACCCCgcttggctgtgtgtgtgtgtgggttgggTTAGAGTGGGGTTGGGGGGTCGGTGGTATGTAGGCCACTCTCATCACGCACCACTGGCTCCATTAGACAGAGCTGGATCCACGGGAGAGGGAGGAGCAGGGAGGGCAGCGGGGTTCAGAACAGCCAAAGGAAATGAAGGAGGAGGAATGAAAAGAGCGATGAGAATGAGATGTGTTTGATATTCTGGTGGAGGAGACGATAGAGGGGGGCCGGTGGAGTCAGAGGATTTGGTGGATGGAGGGGGTCAGAGGGGGCAGGTCTTCATGAAAGTGTGATGATGACTCTCACATGCTGACCGACCCTCTTTCTGACCCGTGATCTTTCACAGTGCAAGAAACTAAATGTGCAAATCttattttacaattaatttggattgattataataatgatgattaatTACGACTATTGGGACTTTTTGTGAACACAGACAAACATACAACCTGGTAAATAATGAATACCTCTATTGTAGAAATATATAGAAAGAGAGGTTCAGGTAAGAAGGAAAATCAACCAAACATTCATGACATTATGGCCtaaaatatttgattaattatttttggattattatgattatagaTTACAAGAGAGATAAATTAATATGTACCATAGGGTGGTTATATTTCAGATATGGAGAGGATACTGACAaaagtcagtggtggaagaagtattcagatccatTAATTATGTAAAAGTACTAACTTTTATATATGATGtttttggattaatattactgctgcactaatgtctatgttgtattttactgctgtagatgtttaagattgtgctaattttaattctttatatactgttgggtaatttaatctacagcaatgcatcatggtctataacttcatcatatgtttgtagcgtcgctgtccagcaagaaccacgtatctctaaaaagtcaacttttcatgagctcagaaaaacagccctaGTTTCAGCTTTGATGCAATTTTCCATATCTggagatacatggttttcacACACAGGACAGAACAGATATGGAAAattgtaatctgaaaagtaactaaacttaaacaaatttagtggagtaaaaagtagaatatttcCCTAtaagatgtagtggagtaaaagtataaagttgcatataatggaaatactcaagtaaagtacaagtacctggaatttgtacttaagtacagtactttgagtgtacttagttacatttcaACACTGCAAACagtcttttatttactcctgcTGTCAGAGCTGAGATGAGTCATTGTGACCTGGCTAAAGTTCACTGACCTGCTGGTCAGTCAGTCTAACGTACATCGCTTCAACTCATCCTAACTCATCTTCCCCTCTCAATGGACCCGTTTTTCCATGTGGCTGTTAAATGCAGACATCTTCAAAATCTCTGGAAGTGTGAATAGATggcatttttacattttgtctaTTTTCTATTTACTCCAACATATGCACATTGACATGAGCGCTGACACTTATCGACACATTTATAGGCACGTACACAGCAGAGAATCGAAGCAGACTCCCACGTGTGCTGACAGCAGCACTAAAACCTTGTGAACTCTGACCTGGTGTCAGGCCTGGTTGCCGTGGTTACGGCTAGAGACCAACCGGTAATGGGATGTTTGTCAAGAGTCAGTGGACTTGACATTGGTGAATCTTGCTGAGGGACACACAGAGGGCTGGTGAAGGTCGACAGATGTGGAGCTTGCCCCtgtggtatatactgtatatatatataccaaaaGGGCTGTTTCTTTTCTCACCTATGAGGATGAGCAGGACCCCGACAGTGACCTGCAGACAGAGGGAGATGCTGATCAGGGTGATGATGGGGGCGTAAAGGGAGAAGTTTGGCCCCTGCTCCAGCACGGCCTTGAGCTGGGAGGCATTGGCCATCAGCAGAGCCACATCCAGCATGCTCTCAGCTGCGCTCTTCTTATTAGCATAGTGGTTTATATTCAGAGGGGCCAGGCTGCTGGGCCCAACATCTGGATGAGAGGCCTGGGGGGAGAGAAGAAAGTAACATAGATAATGTTTATGGATTTGAGATAAAGCGCCTGAAAGAAGAACGCTTGGAAATAAACAGAAAGGCATGCTTCTGTGCTGCGTTTCTTTTCTCCCAGTAGAGCAACAAGGCAGCATGCTGATGAGTAATTTTGTGCTTCCTGTTCATTGATGGTAAGGATCTAGTTATCATTCTGACCTAATTAGCACAACAAGCAGCCATTACAGAGGAGTGACCTTTGAAAGCAGAACCATTGACATGAACAAGTCAGCATGCACAGTGTTCAAGGCTTCTACGGTTTGAAATGATCACATTCAGTCTGCACATGTTTTGTGTATTATATCATATGTGTTGCTGTGAGCCCTCTATTCCACTATTTGTTGACTTTATCAAATCAAAGCAGTGTGTCTGATATATGAGTTATGGGTCATCCCttacaaaaaaagaatacttcaagtttattttatgaagtaaattTAGTATAGGTCAAGTATAATCCCAAGTATATTTTATGtaataatatcaatgtactaatGGATGTAACAATTgactaaattggcccatttTGCAATTTAtaaaaagtatacttttaagtatctTGGAGAGCTTATTTGCTGGCCTATCAGTTGATGCTAGTGTTAGCTGTCTGAAGTTTTGTTGGTAGCTAGCACAGGAGTCTAAATTGTGTTTGCTCTCCCGGGGACAGTTGGGACAGTATTGTTTATCGTTTCTACCTTGTTAATTCCATATCTCAGCAATTTGTGAACAAGTGACATTGTAAATATAAAGTGTTCATATTTAAACAATTtatgcaatttt includes these proteins:
- the LOC141772653 gene encoding ninjurin-1, with product MLPCCSTGRKETQHRSMPFCLFPSVLLSGALSQIHKHYLCYFLLSPQASHPDVGPSSLAPLNINHYANKKSAAESMLDVALLMANASQLKAVLEQGPNFSLYAPIITLISISLCLQVTVGVLLILIVRWNLNDEQKHWRLNIMENVATALVFIIVVVNVFITAFGVHRPFRSD